The Thermosulfurimonas sp. F29 genome includes a window with the following:
- a CDS encoding S-adenosyl-l-methionine hydroxide adenosyltransferase family protein has product MKGPVVLLTDFGLRDHYVGVMKGVILSRVPEAVLVDLTHEIPPQNVRAAAYELAVSWSYFPEGSVFLCVVDPGVGTARRALAAVIEGRFFVGPDNGLLTLVLRRHGAFEIRAVEAERFSLPGASTTFHGRDLFAPVAAEILRGRPLRDFGPRIEDPVLLPFPEPEPVPGGWRARVLRVDRFGNLILNLSVRELPFGSFRVEVEGRRVPLARTYAEVPEGEPLALIGSDGFLEIAVNRGSAAELFGEDPEILVLKE; this is encoded by the coding sequence GTGAAGGGGCCGGTGGTGCTCCTTACGGACTTCGGCCTGCGGGATCACTATGTGGGGGTGATGAAGGGAGTGATTCTTTCCCGGGTTCCGGAGGCGGTGCTGGTGGATCTCACTCACGAGATACCTCCCCAGAATGTACGGGCCGCCGCCTACGAACTGGCGGTTTCCTGGTCCTATTTCCCGGAAGGCTCCGTCTTTCTCTGCGTGGTGGATCCGGGGGTGGGCACCGCCCGCCGGGCCCTCGCCGCCGTGATCGAAGGTCGGTTTTTCGTGGGACCGGACAACGGACTCCTCACCCTGGTACTGCGACGGCACGGAGCCTTTGAGATCAGGGCGGTGGAGGCGGAGCGGTTTTCCCTCCCCGGAGCCAGCACCACCTTTCACGGCCGGGACCTATTCGCCCCGGTGGCGGCGGAGATCCTGCGCGGACGCCCTCTGAGGGATTTCGGTCCCCGGATCGAGGATCCCGTCCTGCTTCCCTTCCCAGAACCGGAACCTGTGCCCGGGGGATGGAGGGCCCGGGTTTTGCGGGTGGACCGTTTCGGAAACCTGATCCTTAACCTCTCGGTGCGGGAACTTCCCTTCGGGTCCTTCCGGGTGGAGGTGGAGGGACGCCGGGTGCCTCTGGCGAGGACCTACGCCGAGGTGCCCGAGGGGGAGCCTCTGGCTCTCATCGGAAGCGACGGTTTTCTGGAGATCGCGGTAAATCGCGGATCAGCCGCCGAACTCTTCGGAGAGGATCCCGAGATCCTGGTCCTTAAAGAATGA
- a CDS encoding IS1634 family transposase codes for MYIRTKTFKNKDGSTRTYLYIVEGKRVNGKVRQRIVANLGRLEKLKEGQLDKLIEGLARFSRRQWIEACARSLEAKWAKDFGPALIFRRLWEDLKLDRILRKLLSGTEISIDVEEAVFAMVLNRLCDPASKLGVSRWKETVYRPEFERLELHHFYRALDFLADHKDEIEVELFERIKDLFSLELDLVFWDTTSAYFEGRGAEGFCEYGYSKDRRPDRVQVILGLLMTREGMPIGHEVFPGATADVETFWAVLKELRGRFRVRRVILVADRGMVSRKILEEIEALGLEYLVGVRMRKLRAMKEVLGRGGRFRKVKGNLRVKEVWHEGRRYLVCFNPEEAERERAAREEVVRKLEEKLKAGGLKGLIGNRGYRRYLKVKGAEVTIDREVLEEEARYDGKYVLETNTELGVEEAALAYRDLWRVERAFREIKSGLELRPIYHWTEKRIRGHIMVCFLAFVLEVVMMRRLKEAGCKGSYREVMRDLERLKAVEVAVDGKKYLVRTELEGRAYEAFRAVGMRVPGRVLEAGEEEGVVERGGSVPENR; via the coding sequence ATGTATATCCGCACCAAAACCTTCAAAAACAAAGACGGCTCCACCAGGACCTACCTCTATATCGTTGAGGGCAAGCGGGTTAACGGAAAAGTACGCCAGAGGATCGTAGCCAACCTGGGACGGCTGGAAAAACTTAAGGAGGGTCAACTGGACAAGCTGATAGAAGGGCTGGCCAGGTTTTCCCGGAGGCAATGGATAGAGGCTTGTGCCCGATCCCTTGAGGCCAAATGGGCCAAGGATTTCGGTCCGGCGTTGATCTTTAGAAGGCTATGGGAAGATCTTAAGCTTGATAGGATTCTGAGGAAGCTTCTTTCTGGGACGGAAATTTCCATAGATGTGGAAGAAGCGGTTTTTGCCATGGTTTTGAACAGGCTCTGTGACCCGGCCTCGAAGCTTGGGGTTAGCCGATGGAAGGAGACGGTATATCGGCCGGAGTTTGAGAGGCTTGAGCTTCATCATTTTTACCGGGCTCTTGATTTTTTGGCCGATCATAAGGACGAGATTGAGGTAGAGCTTTTCGAGAGGATAAAGGATCTTTTCAGTCTGGAGCTTGATTTGGTGTTTTGGGACACGACGAGCGCGTATTTTGAGGGGAGAGGGGCGGAGGGGTTTTGCGAGTATGGATATTCGAAGGACCGGAGGCCGGACCGTGTGCAGGTGATATTGGGTTTACTTATGACGCGGGAGGGGATGCCGATAGGGCACGAGGTGTTTCCCGGGGCTACGGCGGATGTAGAGACATTTTGGGCGGTGCTTAAGGAGTTGCGGGGTCGGTTTCGGGTGAGGCGGGTGATTTTGGTGGCTGACCGTGGGATGGTGAGCCGGAAGATTTTGGAGGAGATCGAGGCTTTGGGGCTTGAGTATTTGGTGGGGGTGAGGATGCGGAAGCTTAGGGCCATGAAGGAGGTTTTGGGTAGAGGGGGCCGTTTCCGGAAGGTGAAAGGGAATTTGAGGGTAAAAGAGGTCTGGCATGAAGGCAGGCGTTACCTGGTTTGTTTTAATCCGGAGGAGGCGGAGAGGGAGAGGGCTGCGAGGGAGGAGGTGGTAAGGAAGCTTGAGGAGAAGCTTAAGGCGGGTGGTCTTAAGGGGCTTATAGGGAATAGGGGTTATCGTCGATATTTGAAGGTGAAGGGGGCGGAGGTTACGATAGATCGGGAGGTATTGGAGGAGGAGGCGCGGTATGATGGGAAGTATGTGCTTGAGACGAATACGGAGCTTGGGGTGGAGGAGGCGGCGCTGGCGTATAGGGATCTTTGGAGGGTGGAGAGGGCTTTTCGGGAGATCAAGAGTGGTTTGGAGCTGAGGCCTATTTATCACTGGACAGAGAAGCGGATACGGGGCCACATAATGGTTTGCTTTTTGGCCTTTGTGCTGGAGGTGGTGATGATGAGGAGGCTTAAGGAGGCGGGATGTAAGGGGTCTTACAGGGAGGTGATGAGGGATCTTGAGAGGCTCAAGGCGGTGGAGGTTGCGGTTGACGGGAAGAAGTATTTGGTGAGGACGGAGCTTGAGGGGAGGGCGTATGAGGCGTTCAGGGCGGTGGGTATGAGGGTGCCGGGAAGGGTGCTGGAGGCAGGAGAGGAAGAAGGTGTTGTGGAACGTGGAGGTAGTGTGCCCGAAAACCGTTGA
- a CDS encoding zinc ribbon domain-containing protein yields MLDQNRASNTGFRAGTEKFLLKGLVYCGHCGCAMAPSFAYSKGRKYYYYRCLVNNDPSKGKCPIGAVNAKALEDLIVKKLQFLAESPEFVDEVVEEAIREEREEGERLKKKKQALAKRLQEVEGSARKMMNLLEGLEETDPRFAFILQKLKELGEERDGLKKEIELLEFKINEVENNYLNAESLKANFKYFKEVFEHLTPQEKYDLLHLLIKRIVYYGKEVRDGQEATKIKLELWDIGPISSGESFTERIIWLPGQDSNLQPTG; encoded by the coding sequence ATGCTTGACCAGAATCGTGCATCGAACACCGGTTTCAGGGCCGGTACCGAAAAATTCCTCTTAAAGGGGCTAGTTTACTGTGGACATTGTGGGTGTGCCATGGCCCCCTCTTTTGCTTACTCAAAGGGCCGAAAATATTACTACTATCGGTGCCTGGTGAATAACGACCCCAGCAAAGGTAAATGCCCTATAGGGGCCGTAAATGCCAAAGCACTTGAAGATCTGATCGTAAAAAAACTTCAATTCCTTGCTGAAAGCCCGGAGTTTGTGGACGAGGTGGTGGAGGAGGCTATTCGGGAGGAAAGGGAGGAGGGGGAGCGTTTAAAAAAGAAAAAACAGGCCTTGGCAAAAAGACTACAGGAAGTAGAAGGTAGCGCTCGCAAAATGATGAACCTTCTTGAGGGGTTGGAAGAAACGGACCCCCGTTTCGCTTTTATACTCCAGAAACTAAAGGAACTTGGAGAAGAACGAGACGGATTGAAAAAGGAAATCGAGCTTCTGGAATTCAAAATTAACGAGGTGGAGAACAACTATTTAAATGCCGAAAGTCTCAAAGCCAATTTCAAGTACTTCAAAGAGGTCTTTGAACACCTCACGCCCCAGGAGAAATACGATCTCCTACACCTTCTAATAAAGCGCATCGTCTATTACGGAAAAGAAGTCCGGGACGGCCAAGAAGCGACTAAGATCAAACTCGAATTATGGGATATCGGACCTATTTCCTCAGGGGAGAGTTTTACTGAGCGTATCATTTGGCTCCCCGGGCAGGACTCGAACCTGCAACCTACGGGTTAA
- a CDS encoding N-6 DNA methylase yields the protein MREKIARGEISPSYFYRELLQLIYRLLFIMVAEERDLIQPEDLKLREIYDNYYGLSRLRAMSAEPEVLNPGFHDLWEGVKRLFYLLSTKDGEKLGLTVLNGGLFQWENFFFKDYKLSNADFLKALNHLSYFEQDGRKIRVNYAALDVEELGSVYESLLDYQPVFVEVHEEISKWSEFSLISAMRDMEEESGIYTEEDLREKLKTLNIKFDLIPGTERKSTGSYYTPPALVQELIKSALEPVLEERLKKASTREEKERAILDLKVCDPACGSGHFLLAAARRLGFELARVRTGEEHPSVDEVRHATREVIQHCLYGVDKNPLAVDLCKVALWLEGACRGEPLTFLDHRIKCGDSLVGVFDFKVLEKGIPDEAFKPLEGDDRKVCRELAKKNKRARTHFGGSSLFNPLKKLEELSRRFQELEDLPDRTLEELKAKAERYREITRSEEWWILERACNLWTAAFFMPKTAETQAFVPTSEELFRYLERPKAADGRLIGQADALAEREALRFFHWPLEFPEVFARGGFDVVLGNPPWEKIKLQEKEFFVVRAPEIANAANRAARQKLIKKLKEENPALYREFLEAKRNADATSLFLRASGRFPLTARGDINTYSVFAELALRLTCPEGRAGIIVPTGIATDDTNKQFFSHLMENGFLASLYDFENREGIFPAVHRSYKFSLLTLYRSSFATRHSPEFVFFATRVEHLKDKQRRFTLTAEDIACINPNTRTTPIFRTSYDAELTKKIYRRVPVLVNEKTGENPWGVRFLRMFDMSNDSHLFRTRKELFAAGYELKGNIFVKANGDVYLPLYEAKFVDFYDHRFGSYETRSEERGYRVLPQTPLSKYQNACYVIQPWYWVSFLEVKQRLVRYDSQEGLLWRWIYNWLLSFRNITSATNERTAIFSLIPLSGVGHSTPLLFVEKIKFSPCLLANLSSMVFDYVTRQKVGGTNFTFHYVKQLPVLPPETYTTRHLLFAIPRIMELVYTAWDMKPFADDIWAEADQELRAAIRKQWEENARETGGHGNATPPEWLEIIYSLNPDNPNQDACPLPPFKWNEERRARLRAELDALFAKLYGLTEEELRYTLDPQDVFGPDFPGETFRVLEEKEIRQFGEYRTKRLVLEAWENLKHI from the coding sequence TTGCGGGAAAAAATAGCCCGAGGGGAAATCAGCCCCTCTTACTTTTATCGCGAGCTCCTTCAGCTCATCTACCGCCTGCTCTTCATCATGGTGGCGGAGGAGCGCGATCTTATCCAGCCGGAAGACCTTAAACTCCGGGAGATTTACGATAACTACTATGGACTTTCCCGGCTTCGGGCCATGAGTGCCGAGCCCGAGGTGCTAAACCCCGGTTTCCACGATCTGTGGGAAGGCGTAAAGCGCCTTTTCTATCTGCTTTCCACCAAAGACGGCGAAAAACTCGGCCTCACGGTACTGAATGGAGGCCTTTTCCAATGGGAAAATTTCTTCTTTAAGGATTACAAACTCTCAAACGCCGATTTTTTGAAAGCCCTGAACCACCTTTCCTATTTCGAGCAGGACGGCCGCAAGATTCGCGTAAATTACGCGGCCCTTGATGTAGAGGAACTGGGAAGCGTTTACGAGAGCCTCCTTGACTACCAGCCGGTGTTTGTTGAAGTTCACGAAGAAATTTCTAAGTGGTCAGAATTTTCTTTGATATCCGCCATGCGAGATATGGAAGAGGAATCTGGTATCTACACCGAGGAAGACCTGCGAGAAAAACTGAAAACGTTGAACATAAAGTTTGACCTGATTCCCGGAACAGAGCGCAAATCAACAGGTTCCTATTACACCCCTCCGGCCCTAGTGCAGGAGCTCATCAAAAGCGCCCTTGAACCAGTCCTTGAAGAACGCCTTAAAAAGGCTTCAACTCGCGAAGAAAAAGAACGCGCTATCCTCGATCTCAAGGTTTGCGATCCCGCCTGTGGATCGGGACATTTTCTGCTGGCGGCGGCAAGGAGGCTCGGGTTCGAGCTGGCCCGTGTGCGCACCGGCGAGGAGCACCCCTCGGTTGACGAGGTGCGCCACGCTACGCGCGAGGTCATTCAGCACTGCCTCTACGGGGTAGACAAGAATCCCCTTGCGGTTGACCTTTGCAAGGTGGCCCTCTGGCTTGAGGGTGCCTGCCGGGGAGAGCCCCTTACCTTTCTTGACCACCGTATAAAGTGCGGTGATTCTCTGGTGGGAGTTTTTGATTTCAAAGTCCTTGAGAAAGGCATCCCGGATGAGGCTTTCAAGCCCCTTGAGGGAGACGACCGTAAAGTCTGCCGCGAGCTCGCCAAGAAAAACAAACGGGCACGAACGCACTTTGGAGGATCTTCCCTTTTCAATCCACTTAAAAAGCTTGAGGAGTTAAGCCGGAGATTCCAGGAGCTTGAGGACCTTCCGGATCGAACGCTTGAGGAACTTAAGGCCAAAGCCGAGCGCTACCGCGAAATAACGAGAAGCGAGGAGTGGTGGATCCTGGAACGGGCCTGCAACCTCTGGACCGCGGCCTTCTTCATGCCGAAGACCGCCGAAACTCAGGCCTTCGTTCCCACCTCGGAGGAGCTCTTCCGTTATCTTGAGCGCCCCAAGGCTGCCGACGGAAGGCTTATCGGGCAGGCGGACGCCCTAGCCGAGAGAGAAGCTCTCCGCTTCTTCCACTGGCCGCTTGAGTTCCCGGAAGTCTTTGCTCGGGGCGGTTTCGATGTGGTTTTGGGTAATCCGCCGTGGGAGAAAATCAAGCTCCAAGAGAAGGAATTTTTCGTCGTCCGTGCGCCGGAGATAGCCAATGCCGCAAACCGCGCCGCCCGCCAGAAATTGATCAAAAAGCTCAAAGAAGAAAATCCAGCGCTTTACAGAGAGTTCCTCGAAGCAAAGCGCAACGCCGACGCTACAAGCCTTTTTCTCCGGGCTTCGGGAAGGTTCCCTTTAACTGCGAGAGGCGACATCAACACCTACAGCGTCTTTGCCGAGCTGGCCCTGCGGCTCACATGCCCCGAGGGCCGCGCCGGAATCATCGTTCCCACCGGCATCGCTACTGACGACACAAACAAACAATTCTTTAGCCACCTTATGGAAAACGGCTTTCTTGCCAGCCTTTACGACTTTGAAAACCGGGAAGGTATCTTCCCCGCAGTCCATCGCTCCTATAAATTTTCTTTACTCACTCTTTACCGTTCGTCATTCGCCACTCGCCATTCGCCAGAATTCGTCTTTTTCGCCACCCGTGTGGAGCACTTGAAGGACAAGCAACGCCGCTTCACCCTCACAGCTGAGGACATCGCCTGTATAAATCCCAACACCCGCACCACCCCTATCTTCCGCACCAGCTACGACGCCGAACTTACGAAAAAGATCTACCGTCGCGTCCCGGTGCTGGTGAACGAAAAGACCGGCGAAAATCCTTGGGGCGTGCGGTTCTTACGCATGTTTGATATGTCTAACGACAGCCACCTCTTCCGCACCCGCAAGGAGCTTTTCGCCGCGGGATACGAGCTCAAGGGGAATATCTTTGTGAAAGCAAACGGCGATGTTTATTTGCCTCTGTATGAAGCCAAATTTGTCGATTTTTATGATCATAGATTCGGATCATACGAAACGCGAAGCGAAGAAAGAGGATATAGGGTTTTACCACAAACCCCATTATCTAAATACCAAAATGCTTGTTATGTTATCCAACCTTGGTATTGGGTATCTTTCTTAGAAGTTAAGCAACGACTTGTTCGCTACGATTCTCAAGAAGGTCTTCTTTGGAGATGGATTTATAATTGGTTATTGAGTTTTAGAAATATTACCAGCGCTACAAACGAACGCACCGCTATTTTCAGTCTCATCCCTCTATCCGGAGTAGGTCATAGTACCCCTTTACTATTTGTAGAAAAAATCAAATTCTCCCCTTGTCTTTTAGCGAATTTATCCTCAATGGTTTTTGATTATGTAACAAGACAAAAAGTTGGAGGAACTAATTTCACTTTCCACTATGTCAAACAACTCCCCGTCCTTCCTCCCGAAACCTACACCACTCGCCACTTGCTATTCGCCATTCCCCGAATTATGGAGCTAGTCTACACCGCTTGGGACATGAAGCCCTTTGCCGATGACATCTGGGCAGAAGCCGACCAGGAACTCCGCGCCGCCATCCGCAAGCAATGGGAAGAAAACGCCCGCGAAACCGGAGGCCATGGAAACGCAACCCCACCCGAGTGGCTTGAGATCATTTATTCCCTTAATCCTGACAACCCTAACCAGGATGCTTGCCCCCTTCCACCCTTCAAGTGGAACGAAGAGCGCCGCGCCCGCCTGCGCGCCGAACTCGACGCGCTTTTCGCCAAACTCTACGGCCTCACCGAGGAAGAACTCCGCTACACCCTCGACCCTCAAGATGTTTTTGGCCCAGATTTCCCAGGTGAGACTTTTAGAGTTCTGGAAGAAAAAGAAATTAGGCAATTCGGCGAATACCGCACCAAACGCCTCGTATTGGAGGCGTGGGAGAACCTGAAGCATATTTGA
- a CDS encoding PIN domain-containing protein, translating into MFLLDTNIFLEIALSQEKKDICKHFIKENGSKSYISDFSLHSIGVILFRYNQKESFVAFVEDILSKIRIISLPLEKRKDLLVISNTYDLDYDDSYQVALCKEYDLQIVTMDKDFKKAENFIKVLFL; encoded by the coding sequence ATGTTTTTGCTAGACACTAACATTTTCCTAGAAATAGCGTTATCTCAAGAAAAGAAAGATATATGTAAGCATTTTATAAAAGAAAACGGAAGCAAATCCTATATAAGCGATTTTTCTTTACATTCTATAGGAGTTATACTATTTCGTTATAACCAAAAAGAAAGTTTCGTTGCATTCGTTGAAGATATTCTTTCTAAAATTCGCATAATTAGCCTTCCCCTAGAAAAACGAAAAGACCTTCTTGTAATAAGTAATACCTACGATTTAGATTATGACGATTCTTATCAAGTAGCCCTCTGTAAAGAATACGATTTGCAAATAGTGACAATGGATAAAGATTTCAAAAAAGCTGAAAACTTCATTAAAGTTCTCTTTCTTTGA
- a CDS encoding DUF2281 domain-containing protein has protein sequence MMAKELLKRIEKLPLDLQKEVLDYLEFLEKKYLTPTNKEKDFEFRWEGCLKHIKEKYSSVELQHKALEWW, from the coding sequence ATGATGGCCAAAGAATTATTAAAACGCATTGAAAAATTACCTTTAGATTTACAAAAAGAAGTGCTGGATTATTTAGAATTTTTGGAAAAAAAATACTTAACCCCTACAAATAAAGAAAAAGATTTTGAATTTCGTTGGGAAGGTTGTTTGAAACACATAAAAGAAAAATATTCGTCTGTGGAATTACAACATAAAGCTTTGGAATGGTGGTAG
- a CDS encoding helicase-related protein, whose amino-acid sequence MFEFSPGAIVHCRGREWVISSVTKDLVHLKPLVGQESETWAIYKPLAYLEDIKSASFPLPDEKDLGNFARARLLAEALRLSLRYGITSLQSAGKLNFDPRPYQLVPLIMALRLEPVRILIADDVGVGKTIEAGLILKELIERGEINRFIVLCPPYLADQWAYELREKFALPAEVISPKTMAILERKTPGDATIFNYYPYLVASIDYLKGERWRSILLKYAPELVVVDEVHICARPPQAGSRDQHLRYELVKALAEDPGRHLVLLTATPHSGIEESFRSLIGFLNPDFETLDLDGLSQEERRRERERLARHFIQRTRKDVKEWLGADTPFPERKSFDLPYTLSPAYRELFDEVYEFAHELVRTAKQAEIPRRRRLRFWAALALLRSVMSSPASAVAAFETRLRTKLKKTSESQEDYALDETEEETLFSPLVYDPLTKEVADDTNPQAVIEHQLETEEASFQSHEIRRLREFLKKARSLSYEEDEKFRKVVATVRSLLEEGFSPVIYCRYITTAEYVAKGLRHELEKSFSDLGISAITGRITEDERRLKVEELSRYPKRVLVATDCLSEGINLQEHFNAVIHYDLPWNPNRLEQREGRVDRFGQPHPVVKTFLVYGQDNPVDGAVLEVLLRKAREIHKSLGILVPLPQDHAKVMEALIESLFLKSGHKFRQYSLFEEPDINQVTRLWDEAASREKKSRSIFAQRAIKLQDEVARELAEVAKRLGTQKDVERFVLEAVEALGGDIRKEKEGVYLLHLSTLPPEVRVRTGLEDARLKISFHFPPPEGAVFIGRNHMIVEALSSYILGQALSTRHSPLTTRYLPAARAAVIRTEAVSRRTVLYLLRVRYQARNKLIEELVIYSPSLNEDEARELLYWAEPAGEVLPEHKREAFRKALEEFEILKPEIESFLEQRASEVEENINRLRRAGERRIKVRFIPPADLLGLYVLFPKPKIH is encoded by the coding sequence ATGTTTGAGTTCTCGCCGGGAGCTATTGTCCATTGTCGGGGGCGTGAGTGGGTCATCTCCAGCGTAACGAAAGACCTTGTGCACTTAAAGCCTTTGGTGGGGCAGGAATCCGAAACCTGGGCCATCTATAAACCACTGGCTTATCTTGAGGATATTAAATCTGCTTCTTTCCCCCTGCCGGACGAAAAGGACTTAGGGAATTTTGCCAGAGCCCGACTTCTAGCTGAGGCTTTACGCCTTTCTCTTCGATACGGCATTACTTCTCTTCAGTCCGCAGGCAAACTCAATTTTGACCCCCGTCCCTACCAGTTGGTGCCCTTGATAATGGCTCTTCGCCTTGAACCCGTGCGCATTCTTATTGCCGACGATGTAGGCGTAGGTAAAACCATCGAGGCTGGTCTTATCCTCAAGGAGTTAATCGAGCGCGGAGAGATAAATCGCTTTATTGTGCTCTGCCCTCCGTATTTGGCAGATCAGTGGGCTTATGAACTGCGAGAGAAATTTGCTTTGCCAGCAGAAGTTATTTCTCCCAAAACTATGGCTATACTTGAAAGAAAAACTCCAGGAGATGCAACCATTTTTAATTATTATCCCTATCTCGTAGCTAGCATTGACTACCTCAAGGGTGAGCGTTGGCGTTCCATTTTACTGAAATATGCTCCTGAATTAGTAGTAGTTGATGAGGTCCACATCTGTGCTCGGCCGCCACAGGCCGGAAGTCGGGATCAACATCTACGCTATGAGTTGGTCAAAGCTCTTGCCGAAGATCCAGGCCGTCATCTTGTACTGTTAACCGCCACCCCTCACAGCGGTATCGAAGAATCTTTTAGGTCTCTGATTGGTTTTTTGAATCCCGACTTTGAAACCCTTGATTTAGACGGCCTAAGCCAAGAAGAGCGCCGGAGGGAGCGCGAACGCTTAGCCCGTCACTTCATCCAGCGCACCCGAAAAGATGTAAAAGAATGGCTTGGCGCAGATACTCCCTTCCCAGAAAGAAAGTCTTTTGATCTTCCTTACACCTTAAGCCCTGCCTACCGTGAGCTTTTTGACGAGGTATACGAGTTTGCCCATGAGTTGGTAAGGACCGCAAAGCAGGCCGAAATTCCTAGACGACGCAGGCTCCGGTTTTGGGCCGCCTTGGCCCTACTGCGTTCGGTCATGTCAAGCCCGGCCTCGGCCGTGGCCGCTTTTGAAACCAGGCTCCGGACCAAACTCAAAAAGACTTCTGAATCCCAGGAAGACTACGCTCTCGATGAGACCGAAGAAGAAACCCTTTTTTCCCCTTTAGTGTACGATCCCCTTACAAAAGAGGTGGCTGACGACACCAATCCTCAAGCCGTTATTGAACACCAGTTAGAAACCGAGGAAGCCTCTTTCCAATCCCATGAAATTAGACGGTTAAGAGAATTCCTTAAAAAAGCTAGGTCTTTATCTTATGAGGAGGATGAAAAATTCCGAAAAGTTGTCGCTACAGTTAGGAGTCTTCTTGAGGAAGGGTTTTCACCTGTTATTTACTGCCGCTACATCACCACGGCGGAGTATGTGGCTAAAGGCCTGCGCCACGAGCTTGAAAAATCTTTTTCTGATCTTGGCATTTCTGCTATTACCGGACGTATTACCGAAGACGAACGCCGCTTGAAAGTAGAGGAACTTTCCCGCTACCCCAAGCGGGTTTTGGTAGCTACGGACTGCCTCAGTGAAGGTATAAATCTTCAGGAACATTTTAATGCCGTCATTCATTACGATCTTCCCTGGAATCCTAATCGTCTTGAGCAACGTGAAGGCCGGGTGGATCGCTTTGGTCAGCCTCATCCAGTAGTCAAAACATTTCTCGTCTATGGTCAGGACAATCCGGTGGACGGCGCAGTACTTGAGGTCCTTCTACGCAAAGCCAGAGAAATCCACAAGAGCTTGGGTATTCTAGTACCTCTTCCACAGGATCACGCCAAAGTCATGGAAGCTTTAATCGAATCTCTCTTTTTAAAAAGCGGGCACAAATTTCGACAGTACAGTCTTTTCGAAGAACCGGACATCAACCAGGTAACTCGTCTTTGGGACGAAGCCGCAAGTCGCGAAAAGAAAAGCCGAAGCATCTTCGCCCAGAGGGCCATCAAACTCCAGGATGAAGTGGCGAGAGAGCTTGCCGAAGTGGCAAAGCGCTTGGGGACTCAAAAAGATGTTGAACGCTTTGTCCTTGAAGCTGTGGAAGCTCTCGGAGGGGATATCCGAAAAGAGAAAGAGGGTGTTTATCTTTTACACTTAAGTACTCTTCCGCCCGAAGTCCGTGTTCGCACCGGCCTTGAAGACGCCCGCCTAAAGATATCGTTTCATTTTCCGCCGCCTGAGGGAGCAGTTTTTATTGGCAGAAACCATATGATAGTGGAGGCCCTATCTTCTTACATTTTAGGACAAGCCCTTTCCACTCGCCACTCGCCACTCACCACTCGCTATTTGCCGGCTGCCCGGGCCGCAGTTATCCGCACCGAAGCCGTTTCCCGACGCACGGTTCTTTACCTTCTACGGGTCCGCTATCAAGCCCGCAATAAACTTATAGAAGAGTTGGTTATTTATTCTCCATCTCTCAACGAAGACGAGGCTCGGGAACTCCTTTACTGGGCCGAACCCGCGGGCGAAGTCCTTCCCGAACACAAAAGAGAAGCCTTTCGTAAGGCTCTGGAAGAGTTTGAAATCTTAAAGCCTGAAATTGAATCTTTCCTGGAGCAAAGGGCTTCCGAAGTGGAAGAAAATATAAATCGTCTCCGTCGAGCCGGTGAGCGCCGCATAAAAGTTAGGTTTATCCCTCCGGCAGACCTCTTGGGGCTTTATGTGCTTTTTCCGAAACCTAAAATACACTAA